The following are encoded together in the Leptospira langatensis genome:
- the ispG gene encoding (E)-4-hydroxy-3-methylbut-2-enyl-diphosphate synthase — MNFRYNHSPFSYKRRKTREVKVGDVGIGGENPIRIQSMITADTRDTENSVRQILELEEAGCEIVRLTVPSQPDADNLPNIRKELKRSGSRVPLVADIHFTPSVAMKSVEWVEKVRINPGNFADKKKFAVRDYTDQEYREELERISEVFSPLVLRCKELGVSMRIGTNHGSLSDRIMNRFGDTPQGMVESAIEFIRIAESLSYKDIIVSMKASNPQVMVQAYRLLCSRFLELQMDYPLHLGVTEAGDGKDGRIKSAIGIGSLLEDGLGDTIRVSLTEDPIHEVPVARLLADKYNRIRFPEAPTQGYSEFRNPYSYQRFYSKPIQISTLSLGETQPVRIESYLPFESESQFSSELSSLRSYARSKSLELETVSVPLPSDPFLREDCLNTSKSSPVPMGVIVEQNELLLEDILEDLLPFPKITIDPFHHFQNRDSLLEFLNKREGRGITELNVQAYQIESLKGLPDSFKEAGIESVAFSLKTPHILHDYRKLARILSDFDYPIFLSAEYPDMETALYESSIGIGGMLTDGIGDMLRIKIVDSEPEAVLQLGFDILQATRLRLTKTEYISCPSCGRTLFDLQTTTARIKEKTGHLKGVKIAVMGCIVNGPGEMADADFGYVGAGPGKVHLYRGKEIVLKNVPSEEADERLVQLIKDSGMWAERESVESAH; from the coding sequence ATGAACTTCCGCTACAATCATTCTCCTTTTTCCTATAAACGACGCAAGACCAGAGAGGTCAAGGTAGGAGATGTAGGCATAGGTGGAGAGAATCCGATCCGGATCCAATCCATGATCACTGCGGATACCAGGGATACCGAAAACTCGGTGAGACAGATCCTGGAATTGGAAGAGGCAGGCTGCGAGATCGTTCGATTGACGGTTCCTTCTCAACCGGATGCAGACAATCTTCCTAATATTAGAAAAGAATTAAAACGTTCGGGAAGCAGAGTTCCCTTGGTCGCAGATATCCATTTTACTCCTAGTGTTGCGATGAAATCCGTAGAATGGGTAGAGAAGGTTCGGATCAATCCGGGCAATTTCGCCGACAAAAAGAAATTTGCAGTCCGGGATTATACCGACCAAGAATATAGAGAAGAATTGGAGAGGATCTCCGAAGTATTCAGCCCTCTTGTACTGCGCTGTAAGGAACTCGGGGTCTCCATGAGGATCGGGACCAACCATGGTTCCCTTTCGGATCGGATCATGAATCGTTTCGGCGACACTCCTCAGGGAATGGTAGAATCTGCGATCGAGTTCATTCGCATCGCAGAAAGCCTTTCTTATAAAGACATCATAGTAAGTATGAAGGCATCCAATCCTCAGGTGATGGTGCAAGCCTACCGACTTCTTTGCAGTAGGTTCCTAGAATTGCAAATGGACTACCCTTTGCATTTAGGAGTGACAGAAGCAGGAGACGGAAAGGACGGAAGGATCAAGTCTGCAATCGGAATTGGTTCCTTGCTCGAGGATGGACTCGGAGATACTATCCGCGTTTCCCTTACGGAAGATCCGATCCATGAGGTTCCCGTGGCAAGGCTTCTCGCAGACAAGTACAATCGGATCCGATTCCCCGAGGCGCCTACGCAAGGGTATTCCGAATTCAGGAATCCATATTCTTATCAAAGATTTTATAGCAAACCGATCCAAATATCGACTCTTTCCTTAGGAGAGACCCAACCCGTTCGGATCGAATCGTATCTTCCTTTTGAATCGGAAAGTCAATTCTCAAGCGAACTTTCTTCCTTGAGAAGCTATGCCAGATCCAAGTCCTTAGAATTAGAAACGGTTTCCGTTCCCTTGCCTAGCGATCCGTTCCTTAGAGAAGACTGCCTGAATACATCCAAGTCCTCTCCTGTACCAATGGGAGTGATCGTGGAACAGAACGAGCTCCTATTAGAGGATATTTTAGAAGACCTTCTTCCTTTCCCAAAGATCACCATCGATCCATTCCATCATTTCCAGAACAGGGATTCTTTATTAGAATTTCTGAATAAACGAGAAGGGAGAGGAATTACTGAACTGAACGTACAGGCCTATCAGATCGAAAGCCTAAAAGGCCTTCCGGATTCGTTCAAGGAGGCAGGCATAGAATCCGTAGCCTTCTCTTTAAAAACTCCTCATATACTTCACGATTATCGAAAGCTTGCGCGAATTCTCAGCGATTTTGATTATCCGATCTTCTTGAGCGCAGAATATCCAGATATGGAAACCGCACTCTATGAATCTTCGATCGGGATCGGAGGAATGCTCACAGACGGGATCGGGGACATGCTCCGGATCAAGATTGTGGACTCCGAGCCGGAGGCAGTACTACAACTCGGGTTCGATATATTGCAGGCCACAAGACTTCGACTTACGAAAACGGAATATATCTCCTGCCCTTCTTGCGGAAGGACACTTTTCGATCTACAGACCACTACCGCTCGCATCAAAGAAAAAACAGGTCATCTCAAAGGAGTGAAGATCGCAGTCATGGGCTGTATCGTAAACGGACCGGGAGAGATGGCGGACGCAGACTTCGGTTATGTGGGAGCCGGTCCAGGCAAGGTCCACTTATATCGAGGCAAGGAGATCGTTCTGAAAAACGTTCCTTCTGAAGAAGCGGACGAGCGCCTGGTCCAACTCATCAAGGACTCAGGAATGTGGGCCGAAAGAGAATCCGTCGAATCGGCCCATTAA